DNA from Gouania willdenowi chromosome 15, fGouWil2.1, whole genome shotgun sequence:
tatatatctatataaaacatcagtagtagtagaagggcagtatttattgattataatatatataaaacatcagtagtagtagaagggcagtatttattgattataatatatatatatatatatatataacatcagtagtagtagaagggcagtatttattgattataatatatatatatatatatatataacatcaGTAGTAGTAGAAGGGCAGGTCGTTGGTGCACAGCTCAGGCTGGGGGCCCCACATGCTGCAGTCGGAGCTGTCCATGGTGCAGACgctgcagtgacagctcagggCCACGGGGAAGGTGACGGAGGGGTCCACTCCATAGGGACACCCAGGGATCTGCACCGTCTGGTAGTAGAAGTCCTCGTACGTGCACACGTTCTGGTACGCATGCCTAGGGGCCCTCAGGGCCTTGAAGGGGTTGATGAGGGTCTTTACGTGGTTGTTGATGATGATGGGGTCCTGTGGgggcaaatgtttttaaatgtattttttatattgtagttaaatatactgtatatctattaaGCTGTGTGAgagtttacaaggtcagtttaaaaaggatttaactttaattctgaattaaagaggaattaaagctcccatgtaaaccattcatgaaaaagctacttagcACTTTTCTACAGAAACACATgcttcctacaggcactgcacCAGTGTTGTTGAACAACACAGGGTGaattttacaaattttacatgttttacgattagttaaaagttatttatttgtaactagaaaaata
Protein-coding regions in this window:
- the lhb gene encoding lutropin subunit beta yields the protein MTQRYRAKLPLIFSLFVGLYLFITAAAAYQLPACHRVNQTVYLEKDGCPRCHPVETSICSGHCVTKDPIIINNHVKTLINPFKALRAPRHAYQNVCTYEDFYYQTVQIPGCPYGVDPSVTFPVALSCHCSVCTMDSSDCSMWGPQPELCTNDLPFYYY